One Mangifera indica cultivar Alphonso chromosome 4, CATAS_Mindica_2.1, whole genome shotgun sequence genomic region harbors:
- the LOC123214114 gene encoding uncharacterized protein LOC123214114, with translation MYVTRPLSMYKKDPSALSLPPPEGPNSGILVILDEEAEPTCCFGLCKSGELKELPFPQNKNLKTCYPTSDGADYQRVVFIPVLNLPLSSNRYYAIQPRGSHKGEAFRNANEEDLTTCCFCNFVRDRKPEPFYHDNIYQQFEICHGDWGGFYAKSVAPDGYPPEFLSRKGWTVVTETPSNFYLTEALGLDTNLRTSFPDFTFPLSQKTSNPVAVGRWYCPFMFIKEGTPKQQISSSMYYKVTLEQRWEQIFACENDHSKDNVAVVDAAVQTVVVFFGGVECMPDENNVVDGMMWFRGLSNNEGELGVGLSTLITERMKWEQERFGWVGGNGRQIGVNRVEKFGGVGEWRKFGCYVLVERYALKRMDGRLVLTYDFKHINKIRCKWE, from the exons atgtacGTAACAAGACCTCTTTCCATGTACAAAAAGGATCCATCAGCTCTTTCATTGCCTCCTCCAGAAGGTCCAAATTCAGGTATTTTGGTCATCCTAGATGAAGAAGCCGAGCCTACTTGTTGTTTTGGCCTCTGCAAAAGCGGTGAACTCAAGGAGCTTCCTTTCCCCCAAAACAAGAACCTCAAAACTTGCTATCCAACCTCAGACGGCGCCGATTACCAACGCGTCGTCTTCATTCCTGTTCTTAATCTCCCTCTATCTTCCAATCGCTACTACGCTATTCAACCACGGGGCAGCCATAAAGG GGAAGCATTCAGAAACGCAAACGAGGAGGATTTGACAACCTGCTGTTTCTGCAACTTCGTTCGCGACAGAAAGCCAGAACCTTTCTATCACGATAACATTTATCAGCAATTTGAGATTTGTCACGGAGACTGGGGAGGCTTTTATGCCAAATCAGTGGCTCCAGATGGGTATCCACCAGAGTTCTTGAGCAGAAAGGGATGGACAGTGGTGACAGAAACTCCCTCTAATTTTTACCTTACTGAAGCGCTAGGCCTTGATACTAACCTCCGCACTTCCTTTCCAGATTTCACTTTCCCATTATCACAAAAGACTTCTAACCCCGTGGCTGTGGGGAGATGGTACTGTCCTTTCATGTTCATCAAAGAGGGAACACCAAAACAACAAATAAGCAGTTCAATGTATTACAAGGTGACACTTGAGCAAAGATGGGAACAAATATTTGCATGTGAAAATGATCATAGCAAGGATAATGTTGCAGTTGTAGATGCAGCTGTCCAAACGGTAGTGGTGTTCTTCGGTGGAGTTGAATGTATGCCTGATGAGAATAACGTGGTAGATGGGATGATGTGGTTCAGGGGTTTGAGCAATAACGAAGGAGAACTGGGTGTGGGGTTGAGTACACTAATCACAGAGAGAATGAAGTGGGAGCAAGAAAGATTTGGGTGGGTTGGAGGAAATGGGAGGCAAATTGGTGTGAACAGAGTAGAGAAGTTTGGAGGAGTTGGTGAGTGGAGGAAATTTGGCTGTTATGTGTTGGTTGAGAGATACGCATTGAAAAGAATGGATGGAAGGTTGGTGTTGACTTATGATTTCAAGCATATTAATAAGATCAGATGCAAATGGGAATGA
- the LOC123214113 gene encoding choline/ethanolaminephosphotransferase 1: MGYIGAHGIAALHRYKYSGIDNSYLAKYVLQPFWSRFVKIFPLWMPPNMITLTGFMFLLTSALLGYIYSPHLDSAPPRWVNFAHGLLLFLYQTFDAVDGKQARRTNSSSPLGELFDHGCDALACAFEAMAFGSTAMCGRYTFWFWVISAVPFYLATWEHYFTNTLILPVVNGPTEGLMLIYVAHFFTALVGAEWWAQHFGKSIPFFSLVPLINGISTYKAVLYLMIVFAVIPTVYSNVANVYKVVHARKGSMLLALAMLYPFVVLMGGVLAWDYLSPSDILRNYPHLVVLGTGLAFGFLVGRMILAHLCDEPKGLKTNMCMSLLYLPFAIANALTARLNDGVPLVDEFWVLLGYCVFTVALYLHFATSVIHEITTALGIYCFRITRKEA; the protein is encoded by the exons atgggaTATATAGGAGCACATGGAATAGCGGCGTTGCACAGATATAAATACAGTGGAATTGACAACTCTTATCTTGCCAAATATGTATTGCAACCTTTTTGGAGTCGTTTCGTCAAAATCTTCCCTCTATGGATGCC ACCAAACATG attacaCTTACTGGATTCATGTTCTTACTCACGTCTGCACTGCTTGGATAT ATATATTCGCCTCATTTGGATTCAGCTCCACCAAGATGGGTTAATTTTGCACATGGCTTACTTCTATTTTTGTATCAG ACTTTTGATGCTGTCGATGGGAAGCAAGCACGACGAACAAATTCATCAAGTCCATTGGGCGAGCTTTTTGATCATG GTTGTGATGCACTTGCATGTGCG TTTGAGGCCATGGCTTTTGGAAGCACTGCCATGTGTGGAAGATATACTTTCTGGTTCTGGGTAATTTCAGCTGTTCCATTTTATCTAGCAACATGGGAACA CTATTTTACCAATACCCTTATTCTTCCTGTGGTCAACGGACCTACAGAGGGTCTTATGCTGATTTATGTAGCCCACTTTTTTACAGCCTTAGTTG GCGCTGAATGGTGGGCTCAGCATTTTGGGAAATCTATCCCCTTCTTCAGTTTGGTGCCACTGATTAATG GTATCTCAACTTACAAAGCTGTGCTATATTTGATGATAGTCTTTGCTGTTATACCTACAGTTTACTCCAA TGTGGCAAATGTCTACAAGGTCGTTCATGCACGAAAAGGAAGCATGTTACTGGCTTTGGCAATG CTTTACCCTTTTGTTGTACTTATGGGAGGAGTGCTTGCATG GGATTATTTGTCTCCATCTGATATTTTGAGGAACTATCCACATTTGGTTGTTTTGGGAACTGGGCTTGCGTTTGGATTCCTTGTG GGAAGGATGATTCTGGCTCATTTGTGTGATGAACCCAAgggattgaaaactaatatGTGCATG TCACTATTGTATCTTCCCTTTGCAATTGCAAATGCACTTACTGCGAGACTAAATGATGG AGTTCCATTAGTTGATGAGTTTTGGGTTTTGCTTGGGTACTGTGTATTTACAG TGGCCCTCTATCTCCACTTTGCCACATCTGTTATTCATGAAATCACAACTGCTTTGGGAATATATTGTTTCAG GATAACCAGGAAAGAAGCTTGA
- the LOC123213740 gene encoding beta-glucosidase 12-like, producing the protein MAMQTSPLQFLLLLFTFLAQTERITDRSNGDVADDFYHLYKEDVKIMKEMNTDAFRLSISWSRILPRGKISGGVNKEGTNFYNNLIDELLSNGLQPFVTIFHWDLPQALEDEYGGFLSHRIVDDFRHFAKLCFKEFGDRVKHWITLNEPLTFTSTGYDTGIYAPGRCSKWVNAACQAGNSATEPYIVGHHLLLSHAAAVKLYKQKYQVIQKGKIGITLVTPWIVPYSKKKPHIEAAYRALDFMFGWYMDPIIYGDYPFSMRNIVRQRLPKFTKKQSDMVKGSFDFIGINYYTADYAANIPVANTVNISYSTDSLATLTTSRNGILIGSQAATSWLHVYPRGLRDLLLYVKEKYNNPLVYITENGIDEFNNATLSLEQALKDPMRIDYYHRHLLFLERAIKEGVNVKGYFAWSLLDDFEWSSGYTVRFGINFVDYKNGNKRYPKQSAIWFKNFLQKLE; encoded by the exons atggCTATGCAAACCTCTCCTCTGCAATTCCTCCTGCTCCTTTTCACCTTTCTAGCTCAGACAG AAAGAATAACGGACAGGAGCAATGGAGATGTCGCAGATGATTTTTACCACCTTTACAAG GAAGACGTAAAGATAATGAAGGAAATGAATACAGACGCTTTCAGACTCTCCATTTCGTGGTCAAGAATACTACCCC GTGGAAAAATAAGCGGGGGAGTGAACAAGGAAGGAACAAATTTTTACAACAACCTCATCGACGAGCTGCTGTCAAATG GTTTGCAACCCTTTGTGACTATCTTTCATTGGGACCTTCCTCAGGCCTTAGAAGATGAGTATGGTGGCTTTTTAAGCCATCGCATCGT GGATGATTTTCGACACTTTGCAAAACTCTGCTTCAAAGAATTTGGTGATCGCGTGAAGCATTGGATCACTCTAAATGAGCCATTGACTTTCACTAGTACTGGTTATGACACGGGCATATATGCACCAGGCCGGTGTTCCAAATGGGTAAATGCAGCATGTCAGGCGGGAAACTCCGCCACCGAACCTTACATTGTTGGCCACCATCTGCTACTTTCTCATGCCGCAGCCGTCAAACTATACAAGCAAAAATACCAAGTTATTCAAAAGGGCAAGATTGGTATTACACTGGTGACACCCTGGATAGTACCTTACTCCAAAAAGAAACCTCATATTGAGGCAGCATATAGAGCCCTTGACTTCATGTTTGGATG gTATATGGACCCAATTATCTATGGCGATTATCCATTCAGTATGAGAAATATTGTGAGACAAAGACTCCCAAAGTTCACCAAGAAGCAATCAGATATGGTGAAAGGATCTTTTGATTTTAtcggtataaattattacactGCAGATTATGCAGCTAACATTCCTGTTGCCAATACCGTCAACATTAGCTACTCAACAGATTCTCTTGCTACTTTGACCA CCAGTCGCAATGGCATTCTAATCGGTTCACAG GCGGCTACAAGTTGGCTTCATGTCTATCCTAGGGGTTTACGAGATCTTCTATTATACGTGaaagaaaaatacaacaatCCTCTTGTTTACATAACTGAAAatg GGATTGATGAATTCAATAATGCAACCTTATCGCTAGAGCAGGCATTGAAGGATCCCATGAGGATAGATTATTACCACCGCCATCTTTTGTTCCTTGAAAGAGCCATTAA GGAGGGTGTAAATGTGAAGGGATACTTTGCATGGTCACTGTTAGACGACTTTGAATGGTCCTCTGGTTATACTGTGAGGTTCGGCATCAACTTCGTCGACTATAAAAATGGCAACAAAAGATACCCTAAACAGTCGGCTATTTGGTTCAAGAATTTCCTGCAGAAATTGGAGTAG